One part of the Raphanus sativus cultivar WK10039 chromosome 7, ASM80110v3, whole genome shotgun sequence genome encodes these proteins:
- the LOC130498116 gene encoding LOW QUALITY PROTEIN: agamous-like MADS-box protein AGL80 (The sequence of the model RefSeq protein was modified relative to this genomic sequence to represent the inferred CDS: deleted 2 bases in 1 codon; substituted 1 base at 1 genomic stop codon) has translation MTRRKVKLAFIVNNSSRKKNYKKRKRGLLKKAHEIFTLCGINAGAIIYSPYDPTPXVWPSVEGMNQVITTFRNLPEIDRHNNMVNQQRFFQQRITKADKLLLKKKKVNREVNLTEDMYRFLQIGKDLNDLGYLVDQYLHSLNRRIQILEGGSDVEMSEYL, from the exons atgacgagaaggaaggtgaaacttgctttcatcgtcaataactcctcgagaaaaaaaaactacaaaaaaaggaagaggggCTTGCTCAAAAAAGCGCATGAGATATTCACTTTATGTGGGATTAATGCCGGGGCTATCATTTAC AGTCCCTACGATCCTACCCCTTAGGTGTGGCCCTCCGTTGAGGGTATGAACCAAGTTATTACTACTTTTCGGAACTTGCCGGAAATTGACCGGCACAATAATATGGTCAATCAACAGAGGTTTTTCCAACAGAGGATAACCAAAGCCGATAAACTtctgcttaagaagaagaaggtcaacagggaggttaacctcacggaagatatgtatcgatTTCTTCAGATTGGAAA GGATCTTAACGATctaggttatcttgttgacCAGTATCTTCACAGTCTTAATCGCAGGATTCAGATTTTAGAAGGAGGCTCGGATGTGGAGATGAGTGAATATTTATAg
- the LOC130498117 gene encoding agamous-like MADS-box protein AGL80: protein MTRREVKLAFIVNNSSRKTAYKKRKRGLLKKAPEIFTLCGINAGAIIYSPYDPTPEVWPSVEGMKQVITTFRNLPEIDRQNNVVNQQDFVQQRITKADKLMLKKKKDNREVNLTEDMYRFLQIGQDLNNLGYLVDQYLNSLNRRIQILEGGSDVEIDESLQTGN from the exons atgacgagaagggaggtgaaacttgctttcatcgtcaataactcctcgagaaaaacagcctacaaaaaaaggaagaggggCTTGCTCAAAAAAGCGCCTGAGATATTCACTTTATGTGGGATTAATGCCGGGGCTATCATTTACAGTCCCTACGATCCTACCCCTGAGGTGTGGCCCTCCGTTGAGGGTATGAAACAAGTGATTACTACTTTTCGCAACTTGCCGGAAATTGATCGGCAAAATAATGTGGTCAATCAACAGGACTTTGTCCAACAGAGGATAACCAAAGCCGATAAACTTatgcttaagaagaagaaggacaaccgggaggttaacctcacggaagatatgtatcgatTTCTTCAGATTGGACA GGATCTTAACAATctaggttatcttgttgacCAGTATCTTAACAGTCTTAATCGCAGGATTCAGATCTTAGAAGGAGGCTCGGATGTGGAGATCGATGAATCTTTACAgactggaaattaa